A DNA window from Fragaria vesca subsp. vesca linkage group LG3, FraVesHawaii_1.0, whole genome shotgun sequence contains the following coding sequences:
- the LOC101311949 gene encoding uncharacterized protein LOC101311949, whose product MSEFSLQYVPQKVVKGQAIADFLAHHPPSELTAFRELEFATVTLAPWTLYFDGSRTDTAAGAGIAIANPAGDRFSYSFQLDFKCTNNQAEYEALIIGLEILLDLGVREVQIFGDSLLVVNQLVEKFKCLSSSIEPYLHMTFEVLDRFDGVYIEHIPREYNFAANELAQVASGLSLRDGVRERLLKVERRTLPSFIARGQFQADTPEVAALDPIDEDWRLPFIAYLQNPNDAAHAKQIRFLALNFVLRNGELRRRGEDGNDFRCVYRNEAKRIMREVHCGVCGSHQAGPKMRWLIRRHGYYWPTILKDCIALAKGCQDCQAHGPHKFIIVATDFFTKWVEAEPLKVASANSVRNFIFRNIIFRFGIPECIVTDRGAAFMADSVVQYLHDYDIKLLHSTPYYAQSNGQAEASNKVILGILRKMLELNLRVWNEELYHTLWAYRTSKRGPTDTTPYALMYGHDAVLPLEINIASLRVQEQHQLLGEDYVQAMWQELEDLDEHRVTAFNNLVLKKQRIVRSYDKVTRGRSYAEGQKVWRAVLPLGEKTDGRGKWSAQWEGPFIIHRILPKGAYHLRDLDGTIHRNPINGRFLKRHIAGVWEREDPPLSPDPVTTVNSATRHRVLAPPPNTRGQSGIED is encoded by the exons ATGTCCGAATTCTCGTTGCAATATGTTCCACAAAAGGTAGTAAAAGGACAGGCAATAGCAGACTTTCTCGCTCATCACCCACCCTCCGAGCTCACAGCGTTTCGCGAGTTGGAATTCGCTACCGTGACACTCGCTCCATGGACCCTGTACTTTGATGGTTCGCGGACTGACACCGCAGCCGGAGCCGGGATAGCCATAGCCAATCCCGCCGGAGATCGCTTCTCCTACTCGTTCCAGCTCGATTTCAAATGCACCAACAACCAGGCTGAGTACGAGGCGCTGATCATCGGCCTAGAGATTTTGTTGGATTTAGGAGTCCGCGAGGTGCAGATCTTTGGCGATTCTTTGTTGGTCGTTAACCAGCTGGTGGAAAAGTTTAAGTGCTTAAGCTCGTCCATTGAGCCATACCTGCACATGACATTTGAGGTGTTGGATCGATTCGACGGCGTCTACATCGAGCACATACCACGCGAGTACAACTTCGCCGCCAACGAGCTCGCCCAGGTAGCATCTGGCCTCAGCCTGCGCGACGGCGTGCGCGAACGTTTGCTCAAGGTCGAGCGCCGTACTCTTCCCTCTTTCATCGCTAGGGGGCAATTTCAGGCCGACACCCCCGAAGTTGCGGCCTTGGACCCTATCGACGAGGATTGGCGGCTACCGTTTATCGCCTACCTCCAGAACCCCAACGACGCCGCTCACGCCAAGCAGATACGTTTCCTCGCCTTAAACTTTGTTTTACGCAATGGCGAACTCCGGCGGCGTGGGGAAGACGGCAACGACTTCCGCTGCGTGTATAGGAACGAAGCTAAACGTATCATGCGCGAAGTCCATTGTGGGGTTTGCGGTTCGCACCAGGCCGGGCCAAAAATGCGTTGGTTAATCCGTCGCCATGGGTACTACTGGCCAACCATTCTGAAAGACTGTATTGCATTAGCCAAAGGTTGCCAAGACTGCCAGGCTCACGGACCA CATAAGTTCATTATCGTCGCCACCGATTTCTTTACCAAATGGGTCGAGGCCGAACCACTCAAGGTTGCCTCCGCCAACTCGGTGCGCAACTTTATTTTCCGCAATATCATTTTCCGCTTTGGTATCCCGGAGTGCATCGTTACGGACAGGGGGGCAGCTTTCATGGCTGATTCAGTTGTTCAGTACTTACATGACTACGACATCAAGCTTCTCCACTCTACGCCATATTATGCACAGTCCAACGGCCAGGCGGAGGCTAGTAATAAGGTTATCCTCGGCATCCTCCGCAAGATGTTGGAGTTAAACCTGCGTGTCTGGAATGAGGAACTCTACCACACCTTGTGGGCTTACCGCACTTCAAAGCGCGGCCCGACGGATACCACCCCGTATGCTCTCATGTACGGTCACGATGCCGTCCTTCCCCTTGAGATCAATATCGCTTCACTCCGCGTTCAGGAACAGCATCAACTACTTGGCGAGGATTATGTCCAAGCTATGTGGCAGGAACTTGAAGATCTTGACGAGCACCGCGTCACCGCTTTCAACAATCTCGTCCTTAAGAAACAACGCATCGTACGTTCGTATGATAAGGTCACGCGCGGACGGAGCTATGCTGAGGGCCAGAAAGTGTGGCGTGCGGTTCTCCCACTTGGGGAAAAAACCGACGGTCGGGGTAAGTGGTCCGCTCAATGGGAAGGCCCCTTTATTATTCATCGCATACTCCCCAAGGGGGCATACCACCTGCGCGACTTGGACGGTACCATTCATCGCAATCCTATTAATGGCCGCTTCCTCAAGCGCCACATTGCAGGAGTTTGGGAACGCGAGGACCCTCCACTTTCCCCCGACCCCGTCACCACAGTCAATAGTGCTACGCGCCATCGCGTTCTCGCTCCGCCGCCTAACACTAGGGGGCAATCCGGGATAGAAGACTGA